In a single window of the Anaerocolumna cellulosilytica genome:
- a CDS encoding LysR family transcriptional regulator, with the protein MDLHYLKIFHTVAKCLSFKKASEKLHISQPALSIQVKKLEGQTGLKLFNKIGNKIFLSESGEMLYSYTRKIFAIVEDMENHINTIKEVIGGTINLGASNTPGTYILPYVIGEMKKKYPAVTVTLHVGDTSEITNLIENGTLDVAVNGGNGTYNTSIYVKKLFDDRLVVVASPKHTLSEKELVEPENLAELSFIVHNTTSQLYTYYKSFIGEYHIPENIGMHFGSIDAIKHAIYANLGVAIMPYYAVKLEVKMGLLKVLNINCDKLTYPYSMIYNKNKYLSLTTKTFIEVLTQCAEGSEIEC; encoded by the coding sequence ATGGATCTGCATTATCTTAAAATATTTCATACAGTAGCGAAGTGCTTAAGTTTTAAAAAAGCTTCAGAGAAACTTCATATCAGCCAGCCGGCATTGTCAATCCAGGTTAAAAAACTGGAGGGTCAAACCGGCTTAAAGCTGTTCAATAAAATAGGAAACAAGATATTCTTAAGTGAAAGCGGTGAGATGCTCTATAGCTATACCAGAAAAATATTTGCTATAGTTGAGGATATGGAGAATCATATTAATACCATAAAGGAAGTGATTGGAGGAACTATTAATCTGGGTGCCAGCAATACCCCAGGAACCTATATACTTCCGTATGTAATCGGTGAAATGAAGAAAAAGTATCCTGCAGTAACCGTAACGTTGCATGTTGGTGACACCTCTGAAATAACCAATCTAATTGAAAATGGAACTTTGGATGTAGCAGTTAATGGAGGTAACGGAACTTACAATACAAGTATTTATGTAAAAAAGCTCTTTGACGATAGGTTGGTGGTGGTGGCTTCTCCCAAGCATACCCTAAGTGAAAAGGAGCTTGTAGAGCCTGAGAATCTTGCAGAACTAAGTTTTATTGTTCACAATACTACTTCTCAGCTTTATACTTACTATAAAAGCTTTATTGGAGAGTATCATATCCCAGAAAATATCGGTATGCATTTTGGCAGTATTGATGCTATAAAACATGCCATATATGCTAACCTTGGGGTTGCCATTATGCCGTATTATGCGGTTAAACTTGAAGTTAAGATGGGATTGTTAAAGGTTCTGAACATTAATTGTGACAAATTAACGTATCCCTATAGCATGATTTATAATAAGAACAAGTACCTGTCCCTTACGACGAAGACATTTATTGAAGTATTAACCCAGTGTGCAGAGGGTTCTGAAATTGAATGTTAA
- the yfcE gene encoding phosphodiesterase, giving the protein MKIMIASDIHGSAFYCNKMLEAYKREKADKLLLLGDILYHGPRNDLPREYEPKRVIEMLNQIKDEILCVRGNCDTEVDQMVLEFPVLAEYCILYWNSRMVFATHGHKFNPSNLPMLKKGDILLNGHTHIPAFNKQGEIYYVNPGSVSIPKEGSAHSYIILEDKFTFKSLEGEVYQQEEIPE; this is encoded by the coding sequence ATGAAAATAATGATAGCCTCAGATATACATGGCTCAGCTTTTTATTGTAATAAAATGCTTGAAGCTTATAAACGGGAAAAGGCAGATAAACTGCTTTTATTAGGTGACATCTTGTACCACGGCCCTAGAAATGATTTGCCAAGGGAATACGAGCCTAAAAGGGTTATTGAGATGTTAAATCAGATAAAGGATGAAATTCTCTGTGTGAGAGGTAATTGTGATACCGAGGTTGACCAGATGGTACTAGAATTTCCGGTACTTGCAGAATACTGTATCCTCTATTGGAACAGTCGCATGGTGTTTGCGACGCATGGACATAAATTCAATCCGTCTAACTTGCCTATGTTAAAAAAGGGAGATATTTTGTTAAATGGTCACACCCATATACCTGCTTTTAATAAACAAGGTGAAATATACTATGTGAATCCGGGTTCTGTATCCATACCCAAGGAAGGCAGCGCCCACAGCTATATTATATTAGAGGATAAATTCACCTTTAAAAGCTTAGAGGGTGAGGTGTACCAGCAGGAAGAGATACCTGAGTAA
- a CDS encoding aspartate kinase produces MKKVVKFGGSSLASAEQFKKVGAIIHADKDRRYVVPSAPGKRFSQDTKVTDMLYQCYELAVKEKLFTEALAAIKARYDEIIQGLNLDLSLEAEFKIIEEEFRAKAGSDYAASRGEYLNGIIMANYLGYEFIDAKDVIFFDEHGIFEADLTDKVLSATLESIERAVIPGFYGSMADGTIKTFSRGGSDITGSIVAKAVKAGLYENWTDVSGFLVADPRIISNPEVISTITYKELRELSYMGATVLHEDAIFPVRKEGIPINIRNTGAPEDPGTMIVKHTASKPEYTITGIAGKKGFVAINIEKDMMNSEIGFGRKVLEVFEENGISFEHVPSGIDTLTVFVHQDEFIEKEQRVLAGIDHATSPDSIDLAGDLALIAVVGRGMRETRGTAGRIFSALAHANVNVKMIDQGSSELNIIIGVSNNDFEAAIKAVYDIFVLSKL; encoded by the coding sequence ATGAAAAAAGTAGTAAAATTTGGAGGCAGCTCTTTAGCCAGTGCAGAGCAATTTAAAAAAGTCGGGGCTATCATCCATGCAGATAAGGACAGAAGATATGTTGTACCTTCTGCACCCGGAAAAAGATTCTCTCAAGATACGAAAGTAACAGATATGTTGTATCAATGTTATGAGTTGGCAGTTAAAGAAAAGCTTTTTACAGAAGCTTTGGCAGCAATTAAAGCCCGTTATGATGAAATTATACAGGGACTTAATCTGGATTTATCTTTAGAGGCAGAATTTAAAATAATTGAAGAGGAATTTCGTGCAAAGGCTGGTTCTGATTATGCAGCTTCCAGAGGAGAATACCTAAATGGTATCATCATGGCAAATTATCTGGGGTATGAGTTTATAGATGCAAAGGATGTTATATTCTTTGATGAGCATGGTATATTTGAAGCGGATTTAACGGATAAGGTTCTATCTGCTACTTTAGAAAGTATAGAGAGAGCTGTTATACCAGGCTTTTATGGTTCCATGGCAGACGGCACAATCAAAACATTTTCAAGAGGTGGTTCCGATATCACAGGTTCTATTGTGGCAAAAGCCGTAAAGGCAGGTCTATATGAGAACTGGACAGATGTATCAGGTTTTCTGGTAGCAGATCCTAGAATTATATCAAATCCTGAGGTTATCTCCACTATAACCTATAAGGAACTTAGAGAACTGTCTTACATGGGTGCAACCGTATTGCATGAAGACGCTATCTTTCCTGTAAGAAAAGAAGGGATACCTATTAATATCCGTAACACAGGTGCACCGGAAGATCCGGGTACCATGATTGTAAAGCATACTGCCTCAAAACCTGAATATACCATAACTGGTATTGCCGGTAAAAAAGGCTTTGTAGCAATAAATATAGAAAAAGATATGATGAATTCAGAAATTGGTTTTGGGAGAAAGGTACTTGAAGTATTTGAGGAGAATGGAATTTCCTTTGAGCATGTTCCATCGGGTATCGATACCTTGACAGTTTTTGTGCACCAGGATGAATTTATAGAAAAGGAACAAAGAGTTCTGGCAGGTATTGACCATGCTACCAGTCCTGATTCCATTGACTTGGCAGGTGATTTGGCGTTGATAGCAGTAGTCGGCCGTGGTATGCGGGAGACCAGAGGGACAGCAGGCAGGATTTTCTCTGCCTTAGCCCATGCCAATGTTAATGTTAAAATGATTGACCAGGGTTCGAGTGAACTGAACATCATTATAGGAGTAAGTAACAATGATTTTGAAGCTGCTATAAAGGCAGTATATGATATTTTCGTATTATCCAAGTTATAA